The Streptomyces sp. P9-A4 genome contains a region encoding:
- a CDS encoding DUF2252 domain-containing protein encodes MTTPSERAARGKAARKKVPRSSHGRWIPSSQRPDPIDVLERQSLDRLPDLVPLRYARMAASPFAFLRGAAAVMAADLAAQGHTGLTVQLCGDAHLLNFGVYASPERALLFDVNDFDETLPGPFEWDVKRLAASVTAAALQNGSTKAKAHRAALVATESYRTQMRHLAGLGELTVWYERIAADDLVPLVRRGDRARFTDRLARARRRTSLQALGKLTEADATGARHIVDDPPLLERTTDIDRVTIGKIFSDYRSSLAEERRVLLDRYRFRDAARKVVGVGSVGTRCFVILLEGRDEGDPLILQVKEAGPSVLEPYLAPSAHSHQGRRVVSGQRLTQAASDIFLGWMTGPEQRHFYWRQLRDMKGSAEVETMSPSLLREYARLCGRALARAHARSGDRIAIASYLGGSDVFDRAIADFALTYAGQNADDYAALGAAIAAGMVTAAPGT; translated from the coding sequence ATGACGACACCGTCGGAGCGCGCCGCGCGGGGCAAGGCGGCCCGCAAGAAGGTTCCCCGGTCCTCCCACGGCCGCTGGATACCCAGCTCCCAGCGCCCCGACCCCATCGACGTCCTGGAACGCCAGTCCCTCGACCGGCTCCCCGACCTCGTCCCCCTCCGGTACGCCCGGATGGCGGCCTCCCCCTTCGCCTTCCTGCGCGGTGCCGCCGCCGTCATGGCCGCCGACCTCGCCGCCCAGGGCCACACCGGACTCACCGTCCAGCTCTGCGGCGACGCCCACCTCCTGAACTTCGGGGTGTACGCCTCACCCGAACGGGCGCTCCTCTTCGACGTCAACGACTTCGACGAGACGCTCCCCGGGCCCTTCGAATGGGATGTGAAACGGCTCGCCGCCAGCGTCACCGCCGCCGCCCTCCAGAACGGCAGCACCAAGGCCAAGGCCCACCGCGCCGCCCTCGTCGCCACCGAGTCGTACCGCACCCAGATGCGCCACCTCGCCGGCCTCGGCGAACTCACCGTCTGGTACGAGCGCATCGCCGCCGACGACCTCGTCCCGCTCGTCCGCCGCGGCGACCGCGCCCGCTTCACCGACCGGCTCGCCCGCGCCCGCCGCCGCACCAGCCTCCAGGCCCTCGGCAAGCTCACCGAGGCCGACGCGACCGGCGCCCGGCACATCGTCGACGACCCGCCGCTCCTCGAACGGACCACGGACATCGACCGGGTCACCATCGGCAAGATCTTCAGCGACTACCGCAGCTCCCTCGCCGAGGAGCGCCGCGTCCTGCTCGACCGCTACCGCTTCCGCGACGCCGCCCGCAAGGTCGTCGGCGTCGGCAGCGTCGGCACCCGCTGCTTCGTCATCCTCCTCGAAGGGCGCGACGAGGGGGACCCGCTCATCCTCCAGGTCAAGGAGGCGGGCCCCTCCGTCCTTGAGCCGTACCTGGCGCCGAGCGCCCACTCCCACCAGGGGCGCCGCGTCGTGTCCGGCCAGCGCCTCACCCAGGCCGCCAGCGACATCTTCCTCGGCTGGATGACCGGACCCGAGCAACGGCACTTCTACTGGCGCCAGCTGCGCGACATGAAGGGCTCGGCCGAGGTCGAGACCATGTCACCGTCGCTGCTGCGGGAGTACGCACGGCTCTGCGGCCGGGCCCTGGCCCGCGCGCACGCCCGCTCGGGCGACCGCATCGCCATCGCGTCCTACCTCGGCGGGTCCGATGTCTTCGACCGGGCGATCGCCGACTTCGCGCTCACCTACGCGGGCCAGAACGCCG
- a CDS encoding GntR family transcriptional regulator, translating into MAEPDSEAAADAPLYLRVAAALREDLADRRISPGSRLPSERSLSQCHHVNRQTVRSALQLLRDERLVVTDRRGTFAAPAEAGGAGGEPVVPVPTAGRPTFPGGPRAAEALVRASLTWEPPPAPLAPRLLLTPGEPTLVHRHTVLGPQGAALQRAVSWFSRPALAEIPQLSRYRRGRDCRQQPDLRLLYHWMHQAGLRITHRESVGVPPGPTTTTAGGAARLVVHRVVSDQHGHALEITDIDFSARSAAWTYEFSA; encoded by the coding sequence ATGGCCGAGCCCGATTCCGAGGCGGCGGCGGACGCGCCGCTCTATCTCCGGGTCGCCGCCGCACTGCGCGAGGACCTCGCCGACCGGCGCATCTCCCCCGGCAGCCGGCTCCCTTCGGAACGATCCCTGTCCCAGTGCCACCACGTCAACCGGCAGACCGTGCGCAGCGCACTCCAACTCCTGCGGGACGAACGGCTGGTGGTCACCGACCGGCGCGGCACGTTCGCCGCCCCGGCCGAGGCGGGCGGAGCCGGGGGCGAGCCCGTCGTCCCGGTTCCGACGGCCGGCCGGCCGACCTTCCCCGGCGGCCCGCGCGCGGCGGAGGCGCTCGTCCGGGCCTCCCTCACCTGGGAGCCGCCGCCCGCTCCGCTGGCGCCGCGCCTCCTGCTCACCCCGGGCGAACCGACCCTCGTGCACCGGCACACGGTGCTCGGACCGCAGGGCGCCGCGCTCCAGCGGGCGGTGTCGTGGTTCTCCCGGCCCGCGCTGGCCGAGATCCCGCAGCTGTCGCGCTACCGGCGGGGGCGGGACTGCCGTCAGCAGCCGGACCTGCGGCTGCTCTACCACTGGATGCACCAGGCGGGGCTGCGGATCACCCACCGGGAGTCGGTGGGCGTGCCGCCCGGGCCGACCACGACGACGGCCGGCGGCGCGGCCCGGCTGGTCGTCCACCGGGTGGTGAGCGACCAGCACGGCCACGCCCTGGAGATCACGGACATCGACTTCTCGGCCCGGTCGGCGGCCTGGACGTACGAGTTCAGCGCCTGA